A region of Rhizobium indicum DNA encodes the following proteins:
- a CDS encoding MocE family 2Fe-2S type ferredoxin — protein sequence MSGNWIQVCGKDEIDEEDVIRFDHDGRTFAVYRSPDDEFFATDGLCTHEHIHLADGLVMDEIIECPKHNGRFNYKTGEAKGAPVCVNLKTYPVKIEDGAVFISI from the coding sequence ATGAGCGGAAACTGGATCCAGGTCTGCGGCAAGGACGAGATCGACGAGGAGGATGTCATCCGCTTCGACCACGACGGGCGCACCTTCGCGGTCTATCGCAGCCCGGACGACGAATTTTTCGCGACCGACGGGCTCTGCACACATGAACATATCCATCTCGCCGACGGGCTTGTCATGGATGAGATCATCGAATGTCCGAAACATAACGGCCGCTTCAACTACAAGACGGGCGAAGCCAAGGGTGCGCCGGTCTGCGTCAATCTCAAGACCTATCCTGTCAAGATCGAAGACGGCGCCGTCTTCATCTCGATCTGA
- a CDS encoding LacI family DNA-binding transcriptional regulator yields MRRPTISDLARASGVSIATVDRVLNARHRVREETARRVYDAAQSIGYHAVGLIKQRVFEDLPQYKLAFLLQKPMQPFYQSFVREIETAARALTSARIQTQIDFPSAATPAAIVEKIKTLGARNQAVALVGPDYPAVTTAVEELKERGIPVFSLLSDLATGVRDAYLGVNNRKVGRTAAWTIARTAHKPGKVACFVGSHRFHGHELREIGFRSYFRENAPEFDVVDTLINLETAEITHEATLTLLQKHPDLVGLYVCGGGMEGAISAFREEGVGGKIVLVVNELTPDSKAGLADDIVAMAIGTPLPALCKELMVLMTGAIENGEAAVPGQLFLPFDIHISENI; encoded by the coding sequence ATGCGCCGTCCCACCATATCCGATCTCGCCCGCGCCTCCGGCGTCAGCATCGCCACCGTCGACCGTGTTCTCAACGCACGCCACCGGGTGCGCGAGGAAACAGCGCGACGGGTCTATGATGCGGCGCAGTCGATCGGCTATCACGCTGTCGGCCTGATCAAGCAGCGCGTCTTCGAGGATCTGCCGCAATACAAGCTCGCCTTCCTGCTGCAGAAGCCGATGCAGCCCTTCTATCAGAGCTTCGTGCGTGAGATCGAAACCGCAGCGCGCGCGCTGACGAGCGCGCGCATCCAGACGCAGATCGACTTTCCGTCAGCCGCGACACCGGCTGCGATCGTCGAAAAGATCAAGACGCTCGGCGCCCGCAACCAGGCCGTTGCTCTCGTCGGCCCGGATTATCCGGCGGTGACGACGGCGGTCGAGGAGTTGAAGGAGCGCGGTATTCCCGTCTTCTCGTTACTCTCCGATCTCGCCACCGGCGTGCGCGACGCCTATCTCGGCGTTAACAACCGCAAGGTCGGACGCACTGCCGCCTGGACCATTGCGCGCACGGCACACAAGCCCGGCAAGGTCGCCTGTTTCGTCGGCAGCCACCGCTTTCACGGCCATGAGCTCAGAGAAATCGGCTTTCGCTCCTATTTTCGCGAGAATGCGCCGGAATTCGATGTCGTCGACACGCTGATCAATCTAGAGACGGCCGAGATCACTCATGAGGCGACGTTGACGCTGCTGCAGAAACATCCCGATCTCGTCGGCCTCTATGTCTGCGGCGGCGGCATGGAGGGGGCAATCTCGGCATTCCGCGAAGAAGGCGTAGGCGGCAAGATCGTCCTGGTGGTCAACGAGCTGACGCCCGACAGCAAAGCCGGCCTTGCCGACGATATCGTCGCCATGGCGATCGGAACCCCCCTGCCCGCACTCTGCAAGGAGTTGATGGTGCTGATGACGGGCGCCATCGAAAACGGCGAAGCGGCTGTTCCCGGGCAGCTCTTCCTGCCTTTCGATATCCATATTTCGGAGAACATTTAA
- a CDS encoding fatty acid desaturase family protein has protein sequence MATQTKKRDYDLLGESGRTAVETGLAAAEWYHTDIPRKEMKALMQRSDAPAIRDTALWLGSMLVLAGLGIYYWGSWIALPFFLAYGVLYGSASDSRWHECGHGTAFKTRWMNDVVYQIACFMIMRNPVTWRWSHARHHTDTVIVGRDPEIAVMRPPDLLRLVLNFFGILDAWHAVVDMLRNALGGVSAAEKTFIPEMEQPKAIRIARVWLAIYVATIAAAIAMGSILPLVLIGLPRLYGAWHHVLTGLLQHGGLADNVTDHRLNSRTVYMNPISRFIYWNMNYHVEHHMFPMVPYHALPQLHAMIKHDLPAPNPSIWSGYREMIPAFLRQLRNEDYFLKRELPATARPYREEFHNELAPAAQ, from the coding sequence ATGGCGACCCAGACAAAGAAGCGCGACTACGACCTTCTCGGCGAAAGCGGCCGCACCGCCGTCGAGACGGGGCTGGCGGCGGCCGAATGGTATCACACCGACATTCCGCGCAAGGAGATGAAGGCGCTGATGCAGCGCTCCGATGCGCCGGCGATCCGCGACACGGCCCTCTGGCTCGGCAGCATGCTGGTCCTTGCCGGGCTCGGCATTTATTACTGGGGCTCGTGGATCGCGCTGCCCTTCTTCCTCGCCTATGGCGTGCTTTACGGCTCGGCCTCCGACAGCCGCTGGCACGAATGCGGCCATGGCACCGCCTTCAAGACGCGCTGGATGAACGATGTCGTCTACCAGATTGCCTGCTTCATGATCATGCGCAATCCAGTGACCTGGCGCTGGAGCCATGCGCGCCATCACACCGATACGGTGATCGTCGGCCGCGATCCCGAGATCGCCGTCATGCGGCCGCCCGATCTGTTGCGGCTGGTTCTCAATTTCTTCGGCATCCTCGACGCCTGGCATGCGGTCGTCGACATGCTGCGCAATGCCCTCGGCGGCGTCAGCGCGGCGGAAAAGACCTTCATTCCCGAGATGGAGCAGCCGAAGGCCATCCGCATCGCCCGCGTCTGGCTGGCGATCTATGTTGCGACGATCGCAGCCGCGATCGCCATGGGTTCGATCCTGCCGCTGGTGCTGATCGGCCTGCCGCGCCTCTACGGCGCCTGGCACCATGTGCTGACCGGTCTGCTGCAGCATGGCGGCCTTGCCGACAATGTGACCGACCATCGGCTGAACAGCCGCACGGTCTATATGAACCCCATCAGCCGCTTCATTTACTGGAACATGAACTACCACGTCGAACATCACATGTTTCCGATGGTGCCTTACCACGCGCTGCCCCAGCTGCACGCGATGATCAAGCACGACCTGCCGGCGCCGAACCCGTCGATCTGGTCCGGCTATCGCGAGATGATCCCAGCCTTCCTGCGCCAGCTGCGCAACGAGGATTATTTCCTGAAACGCGAACTGCCGGCCACCGCGCGGCCCTATCGCGAGGAATTCCACAACGAGCTGGCCCCGGCCGCGCAATAA